From the genome of Aricia agestis chromosome 9, ilAriAges1.1, whole genome shotgun sequence, one region includes:
- the LOC121730205 gene encoding uncharacterized protein LOC121730205, with the protein MERFAMTLRYLVSGHTFVDIHLAYHTGLTTVRKIVTEVCQIIIERLKEECIPKFSRALWEETEKGFLTQAQFPNCIGAIDGKHIRIIRPPHSGSLYYNYKHYYSIVLLAMCNANYEFTYINVGVQGKESDSAIFTQSRLYEQINNDLIDIPPAKALPVIHNDKPTNIAATAALPYIIVGDEAFGLSSHVMRPYARALDLNYKKKIFNYRLTRARRYIECTFGIMANKFRILHRPLNVGKDKAICFLKTICILHNFIRSRSQINDFHDIVIIPDHIRSVRGLIGNTHRDSYTLRDNFADYFVADGQLSWQDRSIY; encoded by the exons ATGGAACGATTTGCAATGACATTGCG atATTTAGTTAGTGGACATACCTTCGTCGATATTCATCTGGCGTATCATACAGGACTAACCACGGTCAGAAAAATAGTAACAGAAGTTTGTCAAATTATAATTGAAAGGTTAAAGGAAGAATGTATACCAAAATTTTCCCGTGCGCTATGGGAAGAGACtgaaaaaggttttttaacGCAAGCCCAGTTTCCTAACTGCATAGGTGCAATAGACGGAAAACATATACGCATTATAAGACCTCCACATAGTGGTTCCCTCTATTACAACTATAAGCATTACTATTCTATTGTACTGCTTGCAATGTGTAACGCCAACTATGAGTTTACCTATATAAACGTGGGAGTGCAGGGTAAAGAATCTGACTCCGCAATTTTCACACAAAGCCGATTGTACGAACAAATCAACAATGACTTAATAGATATTCCTCCTGCCAAAGCATTGCCCGTAATACACAATGATAAACCAACCAACATTGCTGCAACCGCAGCTTTGCCCTATATTATTGTAGGAGATGAAGCATTTGGGTTATCTAGCCATGTCATGCGGCCATATGCTCGAGCTCTCGAtttaaactacaaaaaaaaaatattcaattatagGTTAACGAGAGCGCGACGTTATATTGAGTGTACATTTGGTATCATGGCTAATAAATTTCGCATACTCCATCGTCCATTGAACGTTGGAAAAGACAAAGCAATTTGTTTTCTTAAAACAATTTGTATTTTGCATAATTTTATAAGATCAAGAAGTCAAATTAATGACTTTCATGATATTGTCATTATACCAGACCATATACGTTCAGTTCGGGGGTTAATTGGAAATACCCACAGAGATTCGTATACATTACGCGATAACTTCGCAGATTATTTCGTTGCAGACGGACAGCTGTCATGGCAAGATCGCAGTATTTATTGA
- the LOC121730653 gene encoding uncharacterized protein LOC121730653, with protein sequence MALFPAYLSVSEEDRKNNGSNTLLSWKDEDLPSEAVESQLLASDTDEESEKYVQNNAQIMSNIKAVPSKCDEYYLDSICDYGNLNVSTLYYPGRPEYYCKKGKIDCKKNKRYVRRYYTSYIPHESDATAVTQRADAYQLLLAQNPQDVALWEKFIDFQEVCGSAESALAAAEQAAERVPGSAVLLQRLLDALEAALPPRELLGRLRALLAAEPRPEARLPLWERLLAALGGDPAADADAATAAAAAALADTRAALAAYPRLLYAAGLQLRAAGLWERLVLLLELAVAMNLPTLGPAPAFPPPFDPEAYARAELRLQEIEDEATASGLPLSAVWVRVERARAAAHWRPAPAGPPPADPQRAPPPHLLADLLRPLAGPPLPLAARLLRLAKVPPLPVTDWAARALGPPPLDCAEEMLPLLAAAADLPPAHPARAAPAVARRLLALALDPPHYFSDEWGHLSWTEALWDACCAATTGAARGALLAWRLRWLRAHLLLTEEDGAGRGERARVRSAARAALRRLRCSDPLVVAELARLELLAEGGAAAARTARLALRSAIASCPVEHAIYVARVVGEVESDAGEGALVYAVLGRATDAPPSPPAPADRVAALQRCEERCAELERRWAAGEGAGADEEAGEEWALLPGAGEWARARAALADPRRRRRLLAALLAAAPAAPPPAARYYEEAAEALVRAAAAEGRAAVVARAVAPLYPNNAYLAVAEAGAPLWAMGELSAEARARALAGGGGLRPLAGALPALLRALTDAGGWGAAARVLRRATVGARGARAGALVWALRLEAEARAGCGAGGGAACAAAARPGHKWLYVRGAALCGADAPALEDAILERRLRLHALRDELPQS encoded by the exons ATGGCATTATTTCCAGCGTATCTTTCCGTGTCTGAAGAAGATAGAAAAAATAATGGAAGTAATACTTTGTTAT CATGGAAAGATGAGGATTTACCTTCGGAAGCTGTTGAGAGTCAGTTACTTGCTAGTGACACAGATGAGGaaagtgaaaaatatgtacaaaataaCGCACAAATCATGTCAAACATCAAAGCTGTTCCAAGTAAATGTGATGAGTACTACTTGGATAGCATATGTGACTATGGCAACTTGAATGTGTCCACGCTTTACTATCCAGGCCGGCCTGA gtaTTACTGCAAAAAAGGTAAAATTGattgtaagaaaaataagagATATGTGCGGCGTTATTACACAAGCTACATACCACACGAGTCTGATGCTACTGCTGTGACACAACGGGCTGATGCATACCAGCTGCTGCTGGCCCAGAACCCTCAAGATGTCGCTCTTTGGGAAAAGTTTATTGACTTTCAG GAGGTATGCGGGAGCGCGGAGTCCGCACTGGCGGCGGCAGAGCAGGCCGCGGAGCGCGTGCCAGGCAGCGCGGTGTTGCTTCAGCGGCTCCTGGACGCGCTGGAGGCGGCGCTGCCCCCGAGGGAGCTCCTCGGCCGCTTGCGCGCTCTGCTAGCCGCCGAGCCCCGACCGGAGGCGCGCCTGCCGCTGTGGGAGCGGTTGCTGGCGGCCCTGGGGGGCGACCCCGCCGCAGACGCGGACGCGgcgaccgccgccgccgcggccgCCTTGGCGGACACGCGCGCCGCACTCGCCGCCTACCCGCGCCTGCTGTACGCCGCCGGCCTGCAGCTGCGCGCCGCCGGCCTGTGGGAGCGCCTCGTGCTGCTGCTGGAGTTGGCCGTTGCCATGAACCTGCCCACGCTCGGCCCCGCCCCCGCCTTCCCCCCGCCCTTCGACCCCGAGGCGTACGCCCGAGCCGAGCTCCGTCTTCAGGAGATAGAAGATGAG GCGACCGCGAGTGGGCTGCCTCTGAGCGCCGTGTGGGTGCGCGTGGAGCGCGCGCGAGCCGCCGCGCACTGGCGACCCGCGCCCGccggcccgccgcccgccgacccgcagcgcgcgccgccgccgcaccTGCTGGCCGACCTGCTGCGCCCGCTCGCCGGCCCGCCGCTGCCGCTCGCCGCGCGCCTGCTGCGCCTCGCCAAGGTGCCGCCGCTGCCCGTCACCGACTGGGCCGCGCGCGCCCTCGGCCCGCCGCCGCTCGACTGCGCCGAGGAGATGCTGCCCCTGCTGGCGGCCGCGGCCGACCTGCCACCCGCGCACCCCGCGCGCGCCGCCCCCGCGGTCGCGCGCCGCTTGCTCGCGCTCGCCCTGGACCCCCCGCACTACTTCAGCGACGAGTGGGGACACCTGAGCTGGACGGAGGCGCTGTGGGACGCGTGCTGCGCGGCGACGAcgggcgcggcgcgcggcgcgctgCTGGCGTGGCGGCTACGCTGGCTGCGGGCGCACCTGCTGCTGACGGAGGAGgacggggcggggcgcgggGAGCGGGCGCGGGTGCGTtcggcggcgcgcgcggcgctGCGGCGGTTGCGGTGCTCGGACCCACTGGTGGTGGCGGAGCTGGCGCGGCTGGAGTTGCTGGCGGAGgggggggcggcggcggcgcgcaccGCCCGCCTCGCCCTGCGCTCCGCGATCGCCTCCTGCCCCGTCGAGCACGCCATCTACGTCGCGAG GGTGGTCGGCGAGGTGGAATCAGACGCTGGCGAGGGCGCGCTCGTGTACGCCGTGCTGGGCCGAGCGACGGACGCTCCCCCCtcgccccccgcgcccgccgACCGCGTCGCCGCGCTGCAGCGG TGCGAGGAGCGCTGCGCGGAGCTGGAGCGGCGGTGGGCGGCAGGAGAAGGGGCGGGAGCGGACGAGGAGGCGGGGGAGGAGTGGGCGCTGCTGCCGGGAGCGGGCGAGTGGGCGCGCGCGCGGGCGGCCCTGGCGgacccgcgccgccgccgccgcctgcTCGCCGCGCTGCTGGCCGCCGCCccggccgcgccgccgcccgccgcgcgaTACTACGAGGAGGCGGCGGAGGCGCTGGTGCGGGCGGCCGCCGCCGAGGGTCGCGCCGCCGTCGTCGCTCGGGCCGTCGCGCCCCTCTACCCGAACAACGCCTACCTCGCGGTCG CCGAGGCGGGCGCCCCGCTGTGGGCGATGGGCGAGCTGTCCgcggaggcgcgcgcgcgggctcTGGCTGGCGGCGGCGGGCTGCGGCCGCTGGCCGGAGCGCTCCCGGCGCTGCTTCGTGCGCTGACCGACGCGGGCGGGTGGGGGGCTGCGGCTCGAGTCCTCCGGCGGGCGACCGTAGGGGCGCGGGGCGCGCGGGCCGGGGCGCTGGTGTGGGCGCTGCGGCTGGAGGCCGAGGCGCGAGCGGGCTGTGGAGCTGGCGGGGGGGCGGCGTGCGCGGCAGCAGCTCGTCCGGGTCACAAATGGCTGTACGTGCGAGGTGCGGCGTTGTGCGGCGCCGACGCCCCGGCGCTTGAGGACGCGATCCTCGAACGACGCCTGCGCTTGCATGCGCTGAGGGACGAGCTGCCGCAATCCTGA